The following coding sequences lie in one Amycolatopsis cihanbeyliensis genomic window:
- a CDS encoding tryptophan 2,3-dioxygenase family protein: protein MVAGRYGRYLRLGELLGLQRPRAAEGRAEPSDAYASEHLFIVVQQASELLLRQVLLDLGSAVEHLESARPELVAATRRVERATAVIAQLTGQLALLWQVPQRQLAGLRCRVGAIGAGHSEQVTRLLEVMGLAGTPSPLEAALLRLLRRRPCDVDGVPELARSMKQLALAMWSWQARHAELAGRGLHSDGTGGIPLMRSRLRIAFPRLPDLERWH, encoded by the coding sequence ATGGTCGCGGGGCGTTACGGCCGCTACCTGCGGCTCGGCGAGTTACTCGGCTTGCAGCGCCCGCGGGCCGCCGAGGGACGAGCCGAACCCAGTGACGCGTACGCGAGTGAACACCTGTTCATCGTCGTGCAGCAGGCGTCCGAGCTGCTGCTGCGTCAGGTGCTGCTGGACCTCGGCTCGGCGGTGGAGCATCTCGAGTCGGCGCGGCCCGAGCTCGTCGCCGCCACCCGCAGGGTCGAGCGAGCGACCGCGGTGATCGCCCAGCTCACCGGCCAGCTGGCGCTGTTGTGGCAGGTGCCGCAGCGGCAGTTGGCCGGGCTGCGTTGCCGGGTCGGCGCCATCGGGGCCGGGCATTCCGAGCAGGTCACCCGGCTGCTGGAGGTGATGGGTCTGGCCGGAACGCCCAGCCCGCTGGAGGCTGCCCTGCTGCGGCTGCTGCGGCGGCGCCCCTGTGACGTGGACGGGGTGCCGGAGCTGGCCCGGTCGATGAAGCAGCTGGCCCTGGCGATGTGGTCCTGGCAGGCCCGGCATGCCGAGCTGGCCGGGCGTGGGCTGCACTCCGATGGCACCGGCGGCATCCCGCTGATGCGTTCCCGGCTGCGGATCGCCTTCCCCCGCCTTCCCGACCTCGAGCGGTGGCACTGA